gttaaataaatttttttaaccaattttagaaaactgattaaaaaaaaatttaaactttttcttaaccaattttcaaaaacaaggttgatttttttttttaataaccaGTTAAAATTTCACTATTTTCCAATGttgattaagattttaaaaacttttaaaacgTATAAAATTTTTAACGGAATTTTAAAAGTCTGTTGATtcttaataagaaaattttaaggcacaagaagaaaatagagaGATCAAGGGATAGTTGCTCCTCTCTACAATCTCTTTCACTTAATTCAGTCAGCACAACTAAACTCCTATTTCTgctatcttatttttatattttttccatttatctCACATGAGTTTTCTAATATAGAGgacaaaaataatacatttagaTTATACATAATATTTCTTCCTCATCAAACTTAcatatttctaaataaaatcatttctttaatttcttatgCATCATGTAATTTCTAAGAGCATCCcgtaaataataatttctttcccGAAGCAATATAAAACATTATGTCACTTTTCCACATAACGTAAcaaattcaaattcttatattttaggGTGAAATAATATCTAGGTATGCATTATTGTGTCATAATTATCACTCTCTTAATTTCACAATAACacaacaaattaataaaatttatccatgatatataaaacacatttctattaataaaactaatattttcttACATACTTTGAGTTTGCTTTTATATACTCATTTAGATTTAAGTATACTCGTATGTTTCTTCATATGGATTGGTGTGATGTGATTTTACACTCCTTCAAACTTTATCATTCATCTAAACCATATattaactaaaacaaaaacataaataaaaatacacattGGAAACAATATTAAAACCTCGAGACttgcaactttatttttttagttttcttttattcatgcattttcctttttaaaaatattttaatttaacactttctattttatttgcaCCTATTTGCATTTACCTCTTTCTGTTTACACATTCATTTTTTCCCTATTAAATGTATTGTAAGTAGAGTGAACAACAATACTGcgtaataaaacattaaaattaatttaatattatacgtagatacttttaatttttcaagaCACGgatataaaaagattttttttcattttattattactttttcttcgTTATTTAGTGCCGCAGTTTGTATTGCATACAGGAGGAGTAACAAAACAATGGGAAAACAGTGGTAAACTCGTCCTATTCATAGCTATGTCATTggtttatttgaaaaagttatatCATGCGGAATGCAGCATGTTGTGTTTACCAACCAAACACCATAGATctgttgaaaaaaatgttgtactttaaaaaataattaactatgtGAGGATGTCGTAGAGCAACAACTACacagttattttattaattcattattattaaactaCTTTTTAGTTCCATGAATTTATAACTGCAACATTCGTTTCGTTTTAAGAGTGAAAAACGAGGAAATTAGGATGAGTAAAGATATTTTGTAAtccatatttatttatactataataaaattattttattaatttaaaatttatactattataatcaattttagctttgtttttctttttctactttttactctcttcaaTAAACGGTCAAAGGTGGAATGTCGTAATGATATAACGTAGACAACAAGATTTTTGACATtctggttttatttttcaattgataaaATTGAGGTTTCGGGGTGGATAATCAAACATAGCCTAAGAAAGAAAATGTGGTTTCTTTTATAGAAGAAAATGTGATAGTTAACTAATagattatataaatttgaaatttaaataattatagttgTTATAAgcgtaaaaatattataaggaGACGTGTGGGGAGAGGGTGGATTTAAGAAAACGAATGGTAATATTTTAATAGGAAGGATTAATAAGCAAGATTTGGGTATTTAAAGAAggtatgatttaaaaaaataaaataaaataaggtgaGTAGCATATATTATAGGTGATGCAAGAATGTCGACACTCTCGCGCTCATTTGATTGCAAAAAGAGGGAAGCGAAGAATCCACAACTCACTCTCCTACCTCTCTCTCTCCTCCTAATGACGacactcttcttcattttcgCCAACAAGCTTCTTCTACCTCTCCCTGGCATTCATTTTCCAATCTCAATCCCTATCTTCTccactttattatttatactattcAATTCCACTCTCTATCTTCATCTCACAAGCACAAATTCCCCTCACTCCCATGATTTTTACCGAGGTTTCTTTCTGCTTCTCTCTTTATTCGATGTCACCTTCGATATAATCGATGATCATTGTtatttctctctgttttttagGATCTGTGGCCGCTGCTCCACCAACTGGTTGGGAACACTTCTCTCTTTTcaggtaataataataatttttcgaTTCTAAACGCTCCaatcttcaattttaatttatcattaattcaactcctatatatatatatttataggtCAATCGATTATTTTCTAAACTCTTGAGCCGCTGCTTTTTCCAAAATAGAGAAACCGTCCTTCTTCCACAACCTTCTGGAATCGATGACCAACTCCACCTGCGCAGGCGATGAGTTCGACCAGTGTCGAGACGAGTCGGCGGCGTTGGTTCTCAAATTCGTCGCCATCGCCTCCATTCTCCTCTCCGGCATGGCCGGAATCGCGATCCCCCTCGTCGGAAAACACCGCCGCTTCCTCCGCACCGACGGCAACCTCTTCGTGGGTGCCAAGGCCTTTGCCGCCGGGGTGATTCTGGCCACGGGATTCGTCCACATGCTCTCTGATGCCACCGAAGCGCTCCAGCACCCGTGCCTGCCTTCCTTCCCGTGGTCCAAGTTCCCCTTCACCGGCTTCTTCGCCATGATGGCCGCGCTCTTCACTCTCCTCCTCGATTTCGTGGGAACGCAATACTACGAGCGCAAGCAGGGGCTCAACCGTCCCTCGGAGGAACAGTCTCGGGTCGGGTCCTCCGAATCCGGAGGGAAGGTGTTTGGAGAAGAAGAGAGTGGGGGAATGCACATCGTGGGGATGCATGCACACGCCGCGCATCATCGACATAACCACCCCCATGGCCATGACTCGTGCCATGGCATTGGCAGCGAGAAGGAACAAGTTAGCGCGCATGCTGACTCCCATGGACACGGTGGTCACGGTCACGGTCACGGTCACCTCCCCGGCCACTCCCACATGGAAGATGTCGAAGAAACCGACGTTCGACACGTCGTGGTTTCTCAGGTAAATAATTGAATATCTCTgttttggttgtatttaatgtAACTGGTAACGATTAATAGTGCGAGTGTGCATAACTGGGGTTGCATTGCAGGTGTTGGAGCTTGGGATTGTGTCACATTCGGTTATAATCGGGTTGTCTCTTGGGGTTTCTCAAAGTCCTTGTACCATAAGGCCTCTGATTGCGGCGTTGTCTTTTCATCAGTTTTTTGAAGGGTTTGCGCTTGGAGGGTGCATTTCCCAAGCGCAGTTTAAAGCTTCCTCAGCAACCATAATGGCTTGTTTTTTTGCATTGACTACACCGTTGGGTGTTTCGATCGGAACGGCCATTTCTTCAAGGTTTAACCCTTACAGCCCCGGTGCACTGATCACCGAAGGTATTCTGGATTCCTTGTCGGCGGGGATTTTGGTGTATATGGCTTTGGTAGATTTGATAGCTGCGGATTTTCTTAGCAAGAGAATGAGTTGTAACTTCAGGCTACAGATAGCATCTTACTGCATGCTTTTCCTTGGGGCTGGATTGATGTCTTCGCTCGCTATTTGGGCCTGATGTCCCTCCCCTACATAGTTGTATTACTACATTCTTCAATATCTCATCTTTCTTCTCGTCTTTTCCTTTCCCTTCCTAGCTATCAATTTTAAATCTGAACAAATTAATATCGTAAAATCTGTATTACCATGTCTCAACCTGCTCATTCTTGCTAGCTCTTCCCCACTCactaataaactaataatagtttttaaataagtttacacaaaattaattgaaatttccTTAAATCTAAGAGTGTACCAAACTataatttttccaatttttacattcatttcatctaaatttattaaaatcaaacctaacatttttttaaacaaacattAAGAATCACAAAATCTTACTACTATGAAAAATTTTAAGGATCACAAAATCTTATTACTTTGAAAATGTTGTCTTCTTTCTGTCTTCTATATCCTTTTCTGGTATTCTCGATCCCTCATTACACTGTTAATCCATCACATCTCAAATGAATAAAGTCACAAAATATTGAATTTCCTTGTTTGAACttcaaaaagttttatatttattatattttgtatatagtTTATACATATTTCCTATTTTGTCAAtttgcacttttattttattagttactctattgtttttttcattctactattttaattaatgattgaactctttcaattatttttaaggaATATTCTGGTCTTGTTTAATTTGATTGTTATATAAAAAACGTATTTACctaatttttaatgtatttatgtaaacttataaaaaaaaaaagcagaaacaaaatattatatatatatatatatatatatatatatatatatggataatgatatttagacaacattttttttataacatttaaacattaattattattattattgattgtggaataatttttgaccaatcacatattgatacgtaatcaatgtttaaatattgtaaaaaaaatgttgtctaaaaaatgttgtctatatatatatgtgcTTTACTTTAAAAACTACTTGGATTTActttaaatttcttaagaaaCAATTTCAGTGAACttttaacaatgttttttttaagaatctAGGAAATACTTATGAGTAGAGGTCAACTTTATAAGAAGAACTTGATTATTCAAGTATTAAAAATTTAGgctataaataaaaacttaatagaaaatgaaatgtaagcaattgaaattaagttaaaataaaacctggatgatttgtttataaaaaaaaataataagtgtaattaatttaaaataaaatgtgtttggttaaaaatagttttaattacattttgaattataaaaaattaatactactattatttaagggttaaatatgtttttagtccttatactttgggacgattttggttttagtccgttttcaaactatggtataatttagtccttcaactttataaaactctggttttagtcttttttaccaattttttttaactttatttgttgtttcaaacacgtttcattataacatttggattgtttacatgtttgacacatttttgcttcaatgttaactaagaaacatgcttgaaacaacaaataaagttaaaaaaaattggtaaaggactaaattgtaccataatttgaaaatagagTAGAACCAAAATCTCTCCAaagtacagggactaaaaacatatttaactcattatttaattatttttgtcattacaaattttattagtattttatttagatgttgtattattttctccattaatgttattttaattactttatattttattattattctaaattattattgttcttattattattaataaaagattattaattATCTTAGATAAaagatgtaaattttaaaaaaagtcaagGACGATTTggtaattacatttttatttctcaaaccACCTCACTTCTCACTTAAGTAAAGAAAGAATCTCACCTCCTTTCCTCAAATACTCTTACTCATTTAGAAGACTTGGTTCATtggtataataaataaaatactcgTTTTAGACTTAAAAGGaaggttttaaaaaacaaatttagtacttgctttattaaattaattataaatttatgtttaaaaaattcaatttttttagtacCAATATATCtctattgaattatttataagattatgtttaagaaaaaaaagtctcaAATTCTTTTACGACTAATATATCtttactaaattaattaaaactttatgtttgagaataaaatttaattaaattattatcagtgtttattaatttttattggtgttaaaaattatacttatgacttataattttttttcaagaaattataattttaatttaagaaaaagagaataattgattatatttattttcttacaatcaatttcaatttttaatttcttcttttattgttACGTGACTTCTTAtctattgattatattaatttctttcttctatttaagtttttcttttgagGGTTTTGATAAATTTCATTCATTAAGTCTCATATTAATATGTGTACCAAATCTTTTAtcctcattttttattaatatatttctttttatacttgtgttgctgttatttttattctattcattGAACTTGTATTaagatgtgttttttttttagttttgttttttctttttgttacttttttatttataagtttcgaTTTTCGACGTATATTTTgatgaagaaataaaatttttgcttttgattgaattgtaaaattattaattaagttagAGTTTCAGTTTTTGGTGGATGTTCTTCCAGAGGCGAAGAGGTATTAATATATAGAGACTTCAATTTTATAGGCTCCTCCAACTTTCATTTTATCAGTTACTCTTCCTTTCTTATCCTATTATTTGTTCTATGTGTGTTGTGTATGGAGAAATGTCAAAAAGTCAATCCAAAACTCAATTGAATGAGTACAGTGGCCCATTAAACCTTTTTAACTGAGGTGATAGTTAATCAATTTTAACTTAAGTTATACAACGCGTGGTTATCCTAAAAAGATATAAATGTTGACAAGACCAAAGGTATTCAACAATATATAGTACATAAATAATAGAGATGAAATCTCTAatgaaataaagattaaaaaccctttttttccagtttttggtttggaaaatttgaaatacttcctatgttttttttgtgtgtttaattTGATTCCAAAGAACGTATTTGGTGTTTAATTAAGTTCTTTTCAGTAACtctgtttaaattgttaacggcgAGCTGTCCAGATGTGTAACTGTATTGTGAGGTGTCATTTATTTGTTGACTTAGAGTCTTTTGTGGCattttcaattgaaattaacatttttttaaattgtatttctaatttttagaCCCAGCCCAAATTGTTTTACCCAGAAACCCCAGCGGTTCAGATTGTTCCCCTTCATTCCCATCATTTGCATCCCACTCAAACTCCAAACCTCAGAGATTCTAGGTCTCCCTCTCTCGAACTCCGTCACTCACACACCTGATTGGCCGTCGCGGGCCGCCACCTATCACCTCTGCAACCAGAGCCAGCTGTCGAACCGCCACCCTACGTCGCCGTCGAGGTCTCATCGTCTTATCCTCGCCGGCGACCGCGACCTTCACCGTCGCACGAGACAAAAACACCCTCCTTCTCCCAATCAAGCTGTCGTTGCGAGGTCCATCGTGAAGTGTCGCGTCGCCGCCAGAAAAACCGATGCCGACATCGACGACGGGAACGAGCTGGAGAATCCCGCTGTGAAGACGCGCGCCACCGATCTTCTcccctcttctttttctatagTTATTTCCCTTGCTTATACAATGGGGTTGTTATGTGTGTGAGTGCGGTTTGGTATTGTGCGTGTTGATGATGCGATGGAAAGGGTTGGATATGGTGGTGAGAAAGGAGACGGGTTGGGTGAAAGGGGTAGCACGGTGAGGCCGAGGATGATGACACCAGCGAGGGGCAGCATGACGGCAAAGAAGTTATCTATGGCAGCGACTATTGCTTGGGAGGCGTGGTCCATGGGAGGGGCGGAATGTTTGATTGACTGAGTGAGTTGCTCACGCATTCAGCCATGGTGTGGATTGGTTCGGTTTGGAGATGGTGTATGAAGACATGGTGGTGGTGGGGGAAGGATTGGGTTATTGATTTGGCATCTGTCTGTTTTTCAGGTGCTTGCTCAAATTTTTGGTTTTACAGGTCGGTTTGGAGATGGTGTATGAAGACTCTTTTGTAAGTCTCTTTCTAATAAGAAAtacatacaatttaaaaaatcctaattccaactaATAATGACACAAAGGACTCCAAGTCAACAAATAAATGACACCTCACAATGCAGTTGCACATCTGGACAGCTcgccgttaacaatttaaatggaGTTAttgaaaaggacttaattgaataccaaatacgttctttaggactaaattgaacacacaCAAAACatagggaccatttcgaatttttccaaccaaaactgggaccaaaaagggcttttaacctaaaataaatgataaacacgacttcatattaaaaaataatataaaaaataaataaaattaactacgatattgtaataattaattttatattttaaaaatttcaaaaaataaattataaataaacaaccTTATTGTGCAATCTTGTTTTCCAAAATTCGTTTGAGTCTTTCTCTCCcttatgttgaatatacacatagggtcttctatttataatagaagaaatattatgggctaaagaaaaaatacaaataagaaataataacaaactaactaaagataaaagataaatataaaataaagataatatatctaacattctCTCAAGTTATGCATACAAATTGTGTGTACCAAGCTTTTTACTAATAAAACtcataaagacttagtgaaaatatctgtttcttgagtgacaccaaattgctaatgatttgcacGATGACATAAAAGACGAAATACCAACCAAAAAGACTCTTCCTGAACAACAAATATGgaaggttgctccatgtaaatctttTCTTGCAAATCGTCATTGaagaatgcattgttgacatccaatggataaagaggtcattgttggagagccaccacaactataaataaactaacaaaaaccattttttcatgGGAGAAAATGCATATATGACGAGTCAAACACAATGATGACAAAAGGAATGTCAGAAGAGATGATAgtggaagaagccatggatgaacaggagagagaaaccataaaaatcaaagattctccaatcaaggcacctgaaaaaggaaaaaaggacaACCTCGATGCTTTGAATAGATATTTGAGAAGTGATGTTACATGCAAAAACGTACGATGGACCTAAAAGAGGAAAACGAGCGACCTCGACGCTCTGAATTGCTACTAGACATGCCTCCATACACGACAGAAAAGGCAACAAATTCACAACTTCAAAAGGCACTGAGAGCGCGTAGAAACTCCAATAAGGCGACATTGATGGCATGGTGGTCGCATGGTCAAGATGATCAAAACCATGTGATCATTGGTCAAAACTAGAACTCCAGTATTGGCTGTTGCAAAAGACGACGGTAAACAATGACACCATCTTCTGGGTTGGTATGTCATCTTCACAAATCTTTATAGGGCCTAAAACAATCTCTTAGGGTCTGCTTTGAAAAATTTAGTAAtgttgttcaaaaatttggtaTGACTCGGTGTGAGGGAGATCATTTAGCCTTTTACCATCACTCGAGTGTTGGATGTGTACTTGATAATAtatgacattatttttacaGAAAGTGATAGTCATACCATCtcttaaataaaacaacatcTTTGCAACCATTTTCAGACAAAAAATCTTGAAAAACTTAAGATATTTCTTTGATATTGAGATAACAcaattcaattataatattgttatatctTAAAGGAAATATACATTGGATATTTTCGAGAAAACTAGtttgatgaattcaaaatctgtgaacaaataaaatagttaattcatatttacttaaattttatctGTTTCAATTAATGATgtaaattttttcttcaattttaattcattttttaatagttaataaataaagatattatgataacatgttttatttttaaaaataaaatttctattcTCTATCATTTCCATAAAAAATTAGTTcatacaatttattatttataaaataaaacaattaagaataccatgacaaaaataattcatatagaGAATAATTAGGAGGtgttataaaaagtaaaagaatatcttaccattaaagaaaatatgttcAATGTTAAAATCatgaaagtattaaaataaaaaaatggaaaggtTTCTTCCAATATTAGTTTTGAAAAGATTCTGAATGAATATGaatttagaatgaaaaattaaaggaaattatataaaatacagATGAGACCAGCGTCTGTGATAGAGAAGCGCGCGTTAGGAAACATTGTGGCCGTAGCACGTGCAAAGTCACAGGATCACCGAAACACTCCTTCATTCATTTATGCTTTCGTCACACCGAGTCTTGCCATCATCAATTTCTGTCCTTGCACCACGTCACCTCCCATGTCTATTACCTCACTGTCATCTGTGTCATTTTTCTCTCATCAACTCTGCTATTTTTCACTCACTCACCCATATTCTGCTTCTCTTGTGTTCCGTTGTTCTTGTCTAAGAGAAAGAATGCCTCTCATTCAAGACAATGCTGTATCCACAGAAGAAGAAGCTCTCACTCTCATGCTCCAAGAGATTCTCACTGACTCTGAGAACGATGTGGGACAATCCTGTTTCAAGGAAGAAACAATAGAAAAGCTCATGCAAGAGCTTTACAAAGAAATAACTGTTTCTGCACCTTCCCCTGAATCACCTTCTCCAACACCCACACTATCTTCAAATGTTTCTCTCGTGGGACAGGAAGACCAGCAGGATGAGCTTCTGGAGTTTGAAGTTCCCCAGAAGACTGAAGAAGAGGAGTTCAAGGATTTCGATGATGAGTGGCTTGCAAGGATGCTTAGTTGGAGTCAGGTCTTCGACACTACTGATTGGTTTTGATTCTCCTTTcacacaacaaaaattatcaacaTCGATCATATCCTACTGCATCTCCTACTAGTATATATAACTATATCatccaaataatatatatagttatagtAATCCtccaataatatatataaataaatatgtcatATGTTaatccttctttctttctctttatgcatcactcaaataaatatgaacatatataaattataatgtatgGCTTCCTCTTGCAATAGTCTCTTCAAATTGTttgttatcttttcttttcatcaacCAGTCAGCTGAATAATTAGAACTGCAGATTAtagtttctaaaataatatattgttgtCAGTTCATTATGATAACTTACTATGATGCAGAAGtctcattaaaaatatagtttgcTTGTCTTCATTTTAGTCTTGGAAATAGTATATGTCACCCCTTCCCAAGGTGTTCTGGGCAAATAAATTTCAAGGCTCAAGACTCAAACAGTCTAGTTttgaaaggaaatgaaattttgCATGTGCATGACTTAAAAGTCAATTGTAAACTTAGAATGAAATATTGAACAGCTGAACTTTTGGAGTGTAAGGTTTGAACATTAATGAGTACTAGTTAAGTCACATCAACATGATAGTGCAAACATGTGCGTGCAATCAGATATACATTATGTtacttttgaatttaaagtacaTATGTTACTTAGTTTTTACAATTTAAGTAAGTTTTGCGAGTTTCAATCCCCTCTTGATTATGGAGCATTCTGAATTCACTCTTTGAGTGTAGGTGAGAGTATTTAATGAAGAATCACAATCCCACCAAAATACCAAGTTTCATAAATTTACCATTTCCTAGTATGTTTGAAAATTTATGTGATTCTTGTGCATGGGACTCACACGTGTTTCACCGCTTTGTACTTCTTTTTTAGAAATCCGTAACCCCTAACcgctttttattttatttttattagaaattgaTAACTCCTATGACATCTTCAATTATTAAAGACTATAATAATTTATGGTGACGTTGTCTACCATGGACCAGTATTTAAATGGTTCATTGATGGACAGTCACAGTTAACTATgagataaaatgagaaaaataagatttacataTAATTTCATTTAGAATCCTTGTCACCTAATAAGAGTTGATGGCTTAAGATTAATACCATCTCGGATATAGATGTCACACAAACTGATAATCCcttttataagttttataattctttttaatgtaTTACAAAGTCTGAAATCTTTTTGAAAACCTAATTTCTATAAGTGAATTTTGACTagtgattttataaaattgaaataataattttaaattaaatatattttaatgtttatctttttatataaaatgactATAGTTCATTTTTCTATACATTGTAACTAATGGTTGtgtttctctttcttccaaCACATACTTTCCTACTTTTATTTTGTACtgaataaagatataaaaaagattataCTCTTTTAATCACAATCACCATTAATCCACttctttaaaaattgtaaatttagtGACGAGATTGATAAAACAACAATATTGAATTCCTATTAAGATTAAGGATATCTCCAAAAGTATCTATGATGTGAGTACTTTTTTAGCATTATAAGTTACATTTGAAACTTCAAGTTTtaaatatgtgtgtgtgaaggtTGAacctgaattttatttttgaaaattgtaaaacattaaaaagaaaacaccttaaaacttcaaattttaagGTGTATACGTTACTAGAAAATttaatcactaaaaaaaattacgtaACACGGTACTTCACTAAcagaaataaatattagtatatGGATAAAAGTTAacacattaat
This DNA window, taken from Vigna radiata var. radiata cultivar VC1973A chromosome 5, Vradiata_ver6, whole genome shotgun sequence, encodes the following:
- the LOC106760828 gene encoding zinc transporter 4, chloroplastic, yielding MIFTEDLWPLLHQLVGNTSLFSEKPSFFHNLLESMTNSTCAGDEFDQCRDESAALVLKFVAIASILLSGMAGIAIPLVGKHRRFLRTDGNLFVGAKAFAAGVILATGFVHMLSDATEALQHPCLPSFPWSKFPFTGFFAMMAALFTLLLDFVGTQYYERKQGLNRPSEEQSRVGSSESGGKVFGEEESGGMHIVGMHAHAAHHRHNHPHGHDSCHGIGSEKEQVSAHADSHGHGGHGHGHGHLPGHSHMEDVEETDVRHVVVSQVLELGIVSHSVIIGLSLGVSQSPCTIRPLIAALSFHQFFEGFALGGCISQAQFKASSATIMACFFALTTPLGVSIGTAISSRFNPYSPGALITEGILDSLSAGILVYMALVDLIAADFLSKRMSCNFRLQIASYCMLFLGAGLMSSLAIWA